One genomic region from Vanacampus margaritifer isolate UIUO_Vmar chromosome 2, RoL_Vmar_1.0, whole genome shotgun sequence encodes:
- the tob2 gene encoding protein Tob2, whose translation MHLEVKVALNFIVSYLYNKLPRRRADLFGEELERILVSRFEGHWYPEAPLRGSAFRCLHLGAPRDPVVELAAKRSGLDTEEVRANVPAELSVWIDPYEVSYQIGEKGALKVLYLEDPPGLSCDGERAEGLMREVKGDSELEEAKSLGFNPDAQVFIPIGSQLSPSLMAPLSTSPTPPSVQPGPTLFNYPTSSSPPDPASHSSNTSTPSPPTNGIPYLSAQQPAARPQPITFTTAAFAATKFGSTKMKKCSVAGSAAASSVAVGVPPVPRMLTHSPTAILAPEMLKHKSLSLSMHSLVGPIPSQLSPNAKEFVYPGPQSPLYFDADPHASRFQPPHSVGTFDPFSSPPPSQSVGMMAANGEISYMEKPQFVDGLGSYNLQYPSQSFQPVVLAN comes from the coding sequence ATGCATCTCGAGGTGAAGGTTGCCCTCAACTTCATCGTGTCCTATTTGTACAATAAGCTACCTCGGCGTCGAGCCGACCTCTTCGGAGAGGAGCTGGAGCGCATCCTGGTGTCTCGCTTCGAGGGCCACTGGTACCCCGAGGCCCCTCTTCGCGGCTCCGCGTTCCGCTGCTTGCACCTGGGAGCCCCGAGGGACCCTGTTGTGGAGCTAGCCGCCAAGAGAAGCGGGCTGGACACAGAGGAGGTGCGCGCAAACGTCCCCGCGGAGCTCAGCGTGTGGATTGACCCCTACGAGGTGTCCTACCAGATTGGGGAGAAGGGGGCGTTAAAAGTGTTGTACCTGGAGGACCCCCCAGGCCTCAGCTGTGACGGTGAGCGAGCCGAGGGGTTAATGAGAGAGGTCAAAGGGGACTCTGAGTTGGAGGAAGCCAAGAGTTTGGGCTTCAATCCTGACGCTCAGGTGTTTATTCCCATCGGAAGCCAGCTATCGCCTTCCCTCATGGCGCCGCTCTCCACTTCTCCCACGCCGCCGTCCGTCCAACCTGGCCCCACCCTCTTCAACTATCCCACCTCCAGCTCGCCCCCTGACCCGGCTTCCCACTCCTCCAACACGTCCACCCCTTCCCCCCCCACCAACGGCATCCCCTACCTGTCCGCTCAGcagcccgccgcccgccctcaaCCCATCACCTTCACCACCGCCGCTTTCGCCGCCACTAAATTCGGCTCCACCAAAATGAAGAAGTGCAGCGTGGCCGGGTCGGCGGCCGCTTCCAGCGTCGCCGTGGGAGTCCCGCCTGTCCCGAGGATGCTCACACACTCTCCCACCGCCATCTTGGCTCCAGAGATGCTGAAGCACAAGTCGCTCTCGCTCTCCATGCACTCCCTCGTCGGGCCCATCCCCAGCCAGCTGTCCCCCAACGCCAAAGAATTTGTCTACCCGGGACCCCAGAGCCCTCTTTACTTCGATGCTGACCCTCACGCAAGCCGATTCCAGCCCCCTCACAGCGTGGGCACCTTTGACCCTTTCTCCAGCCCTCCCCCATCCCAGAGCGTGGGCATGATGGCCGCCAACGGCGAGATCTCCTACATGGAGAAACCTCAATTTGTTGACGGTTTAGGGAGCTACAACCTGCAATATCCAAGCCAGTCCTTCCAGCCTGTTGTGTTGGCCAACTAA
- the LOC144043532 gene encoding aconitate hydratase, mitochondrial-like isoform X2: protein MASNCFTVTRLRLALGTGARRLHVSAALSARAKVSMSRFEPGSSINYEQMHENINIVRKRLNRPLTLSEKIVYGHLDDPAGQEIERGLTYLRLRPDRVAMQDATAQMAMLQFISSGLPKVAVPSTIHCDHLIEAQIGGAQDLQRAKEMNQEVYNFLASAGAKYGVGFWKPGSGIIHQIILENYAYPGVMLIGTDSHTPNGGGLGCVCIGVGGADAVDVMAGIPWELKCPKVIGVKLTGSLSGWTSPKDVILKVAGILTVKGGTGAIVEYHGPGVDSISCTGMATICNMGAEIGATTSLFPYNHRMKTYLEKTGRANIASQADKFKNDLVPDNDCKYDQTIEINLSELKPHINGPFTPDLAHPVSDIGAIAQKSGWPLEVKVGLIGSCTNSSYEDMGRAASLAKQALDKGMKCKAQFTVTPGSEQIRATIERDGYAKILSDVGGIVLANACGPCIGQWDRKDVKKGEKNTIVTSFNRNFTGRNDANPATHAFVTSPEIVTALALAGTLNFNPETDYLTAPNGEKFKLEPPSGDELPSRDFDPGQDTYQHPPAEGSSVQVDVNPSSNRLQLLEPFDKWHGRDLEDMKVLIKVKGKCTTDHISAAGPWLKFRGHLDNISNNMLIGAVNTENDAVNKVKNHLTGEYDGVPDVARHYKANGVTWVVVGDENYGEGSSREHAALEPRHLGGRAIIVKSFARIHETNLKKQGLLPLTFSNASDYDKIRPDDHISITGLKSFTPGKAL, encoded by the exons atggcgTCCAACTGTTTCACTGTCACTCGGTTGCGG CTGGCCCTTGGAACCGGTGCAAGGCGACTGCATGTGTCCGCTGCCCTCAGTGCCAGGGCCAAAGTGTCAATGAGCCGCTTTGAGCCTGGTTCCAGCATTAACTATGAGCAGATGCATGAGAACATCAACATTGTGCGAAAAAG ACTTAACAGACCTCTCACTCTATCCGAGAAGATTGTGTACGGTCATCTGGATGATCCGGCAGGGCAGGAGATTGAGCGCGGCCTCACTTACTTGCGCTTGCGTCCAGACCGTGTGGCTATGCAGGATGCTACAGCGCAAATGGCGATGCTCCAGTTCATCAGCAGTGGTCTACCCAAGGTGGCAGTGCCGTCCACTATCCACTGTGATCATCTGATTGAGGCTCAGATCGGAGGGGCTCAGGACCTGCAGAGGGCTAAG GAAATGAACCAAGAAGTGTATAACTTCCTGGCAAGTGCTGGTGCCAAATACGGAGTAGGCTTCTGGAAACCTGGTTCAGGGATCATCCATCAG ATCATCTTGGAGAATTATGCATATCCTGGGGTGATGCTGATTGGTACGGACTCTCATACTCCTAATGGTGGTGGATTGGGTTGTGTCTGTATCGGCGTTGGTGGAGCTGATGCTGTGGATGTCATGGCCGGAATCCCCTGGGAGCTCAAGTGTCCCAAA GTGATTGGAGTGAAGCTAACAGGCTCCCTGTCTGGCTGGACTTCTCCGAAGGATGTCATCCTAAAGGTGGCTGGCATACTGACTGTAAAAGGTGGCACAGGTGCCATTGTAGAGTATCATGGGCCTGGAGTTGATTCAATTTCTTGTACAG GTATGGCCACTATCTGCAACATGGGTGCTGAAATTGGTGCCACCACGTCCCTTTTCCCCTACAACCATCGAATGAAAACTTATCTTGAGAAAACTGGTCGTGCGA ATATTGCCTCTCAAGCTGATAAATTCAAAAATGACCTGGTTCCTGATAATGACTGCAAATACGACCAGACCATTGAGATTAACCTGAGTGAG TTGAAGCCACACATCAACGGGCCTTTCACCCCCGACTTGGCCCACCCTGTGTCTGACATTGGTGCCATTGCTCAGAAGAGTGGCTGGCCCCTCGAGGTTAAAGTTG GTCTGATTGGTAGCTGCACTAACTCAAGCTATGAGGACATGGGCAGAGCTGCCTCTCTTGCCAAGCAGGCTTTGGATAAAGGCATGAAGTGCAAGGCCCAGTTCACAGTCACCCCTGGTTCCGAACAGATCCGGGCAACCATTGAGAGGGACGGATAT GCCAAAATCCTGAGTGATGTTGGTGGGATTGTACTAGCCAATGCATGCGGACCTTGCATTGGTCAATGGGACAG GAAGGATGTGAAAAAAGGAGAGAAGAACACTATTGTTACTTCCTTCAACAGAAATTTCACTGGTCGGAATGATGCTAATCCAGCTACACATGCTTTTGTCACTTCTCCCGAG ATTGTGACTGCCTTGGCTCTCGCTGGAACCCTCAACTTCAACCCAGAGACGGACTACTTGACCGCTCCTAACGGAGAGAAATTTAAATTGGAACCCCCCAGTGGCGATGAGCTCCCCTCCAGAGACTTTGACCCTGGCCAAGACACTTACCAGCATCCTCCAGCTGAGGGCAGCTCTGTTCAG GTGGATGTAAACCCTTCCAGCAACCGCCTGCAGCTCCTGGAGCCTTTTGACAAGTGGCATGGAAGAGACCTGGAAGACATGAAAGTCCTTATAAAG GTGAAGGGAAAGTGCACCACTGATCACATCAGTGCCGCCGGGCCCTGGCTGAAATTCCGCGGTCACCTCGACAACATCTCTAACAACATGCTAATTGGTGCTGTTAACACAGAGAATGATGCCGTCAACAAAGTCAAAAACCATCTTACTGGAGAGTATGATGGCGTACCGGATGTTGCTCGACACTACAAG GCCAATGGCGTCACTTGGGTGGTGGTTGGAGATGAGAACTACGGTGAAGGATCGAGCAGGGAGCATGCTGCTCTGGAGCCTCGACACTTGGGGGGACGCGCTATCATTGTCAAAAGCTTCGCTCGAATCCATG agaCTAACCTGAAGAAGCAGGGTCTGTTGCCACTAACTTTTTCCAATGCGAGTGACTATGACAAAATTCGCCCTGATGACCACATTTCAATCACCGGCCTGAAATC
- the LOC144043532 gene encoding aconitate hydratase, mitochondrial-like isoform X1: protein MASNCFTVTRLRLALGTGARRLHVSAALSARAKVSMSRFEPGSSINYEQMHENINIVRKRLNRPLTLSEKIVYGHLDDPAGQEIERGLTYLRLRPDRVAMQDATAQMAMLQFISSGLPKVAVPSTIHCDHLIEAQIGGAQDLQRAKEMNQEVYNFLASAGAKYGVGFWKPGSGIIHQIILENYAYPGVMLIGTDSHTPNGGGLGCVCIGVGGADAVDVMAGIPWELKCPKVIGVKLTGSLSGWTSPKDVILKVAGILTVKGGTGAIVEYHGPGVDSISCTGMATICNMGAEIGATTSLFPYNHRMKTYLEKTGRANIASQADKFKNDLVPDNDCKYDQTIEINLSELKPHINGPFTPDLAHPVSDIGAIAQKSGWPLEVKVGLIGSCTNSSYEDMGRAASLAKQALDKGMKCKAQFTVTPGSEQIRATIERDGYAKILSDVGGIVLANACGPCIGQWDRKDVKKGEKNTIVTSFNRNFTGRNDANPATHAFVTSPEIVTALALAGTLNFNPETDYLTAPNGEKFKLEPPSGDELPSRDFDPGQDTYQHPPAEGSSVQVDVNPSSNRLQLLEPFDKWHGRDLEDMKVLIKVKGKCTTDHISAAGPWLKFRGHLDNISNNMLIGAVNTENDAVNKVKNHLTGEYDGVPDVARHYKANGVTWVVVGDENYGEGSSREHAALEPRHLGGRAIIVKSFARIHETNLKKQGLLPLTFSNASDYDKIRPDDHISITGLKSFTPGKPLTAVIKHSNGSQESISLNHTFNETQIGWFKAGSALNRMKELK from the exons atggcgTCCAACTGTTTCACTGTCACTCGGTTGCGG CTGGCCCTTGGAACCGGTGCAAGGCGACTGCATGTGTCCGCTGCCCTCAGTGCCAGGGCCAAAGTGTCAATGAGCCGCTTTGAGCCTGGTTCCAGCATTAACTATGAGCAGATGCATGAGAACATCAACATTGTGCGAAAAAG ACTTAACAGACCTCTCACTCTATCCGAGAAGATTGTGTACGGTCATCTGGATGATCCGGCAGGGCAGGAGATTGAGCGCGGCCTCACTTACTTGCGCTTGCGTCCAGACCGTGTGGCTATGCAGGATGCTACAGCGCAAATGGCGATGCTCCAGTTCATCAGCAGTGGTCTACCCAAGGTGGCAGTGCCGTCCACTATCCACTGTGATCATCTGATTGAGGCTCAGATCGGAGGGGCTCAGGACCTGCAGAGGGCTAAG GAAATGAACCAAGAAGTGTATAACTTCCTGGCAAGTGCTGGTGCCAAATACGGAGTAGGCTTCTGGAAACCTGGTTCAGGGATCATCCATCAG ATCATCTTGGAGAATTATGCATATCCTGGGGTGATGCTGATTGGTACGGACTCTCATACTCCTAATGGTGGTGGATTGGGTTGTGTCTGTATCGGCGTTGGTGGAGCTGATGCTGTGGATGTCATGGCCGGAATCCCCTGGGAGCTCAAGTGTCCCAAA GTGATTGGAGTGAAGCTAACAGGCTCCCTGTCTGGCTGGACTTCTCCGAAGGATGTCATCCTAAAGGTGGCTGGCATACTGACTGTAAAAGGTGGCACAGGTGCCATTGTAGAGTATCATGGGCCTGGAGTTGATTCAATTTCTTGTACAG GTATGGCCACTATCTGCAACATGGGTGCTGAAATTGGTGCCACCACGTCCCTTTTCCCCTACAACCATCGAATGAAAACTTATCTTGAGAAAACTGGTCGTGCGA ATATTGCCTCTCAAGCTGATAAATTCAAAAATGACCTGGTTCCTGATAATGACTGCAAATACGACCAGACCATTGAGATTAACCTGAGTGAG TTGAAGCCACACATCAACGGGCCTTTCACCCCCGACTTGGCCCACCCTGTGTCTGACATTGGTGCCATTGCTCAGAAGAGTGGCTGGCCCCTCGAGGTTAAAGTTG GTCTGATTGGTAGCTGCACTAACTCAAGCTATGAGGACATGGGCAGAGCTGCCTCTCTTGCCAAGCAGGCTTTGGATAAAGGCATGAAGTGCAAGGCCCAGTTCACAGTCACCCCTGGTTCCGAACAGATCCGGGCAACCATTGAGAGGGACGGATAT GCCAAAATCCTGAGTGATGTTGGTGGGATTGTACTAGCCAATGCATGCGGACCTTGCATTGGTCAATGGGACAG GAAGGATGTGAAAAAAGGAGAGAAGAACACTATTGTTACTTCCTTCAACAGAAATTTCACTGGTCGGAATGATGCTAATCCAGCTACACATGCTTTTGTCACTTCTCCCGAG ATTGTGACTGCCTTGGCTCTCGCTGGAACCCTCAACTTCAACCCAGAGACGGACTACTTGACCGCTCCTAACGGAGAGAAATTTAAATTGGAACCCCCCAGTGGCGATGAGCTCCCCTCCAGAGACTTTGACCCTGGCCAAGACACTTACCAGCATCCTCCAGCTGAGGGCAGCTCTGTTCAG GTGGATGTAAACCCTTCCAGCAACCGCCTGCAGCTCCTGGAGCCTTTTGACAAGTGGCATGGAAGAGACCTGGAAGACATGAAAGTCCTTATAAAG GTGAAGGGAAAGTGCACCACTGATCACATCAGTGCCGCCGGGCCCTGGCTGAAATTCCGCGGTCACCTCGACAACATCTCTAACAACATGCTAATTGGTGCTGTTAACACAGAGAATGATGCCGTCAACAAAGTCAAAAACCATCTTACTGGAGAGTATGATGGCGTACCGGATGTTGCTCGACACTACAAG GCCAATGGCGTCACTTGGGTGGTGGTTGGAGATGAGAACTACGGTGAAGGATCGAGCAGGGAGCATGCTGCTCTGGAGCCTCGACACTTGGGGGGACGCGCTATCATTGTCAAAAGCTTCGCTCGAATCCATG agaCTAACCTGAAGAAGCAGGGTCTGTTGCCACTAACTTTTTCCAATGCGAGTGACTATGACAAAATTCGCCCTGATGACCACATTTCAATCACCGGCCTGAAATC